One window from the genome of Balneola sp. encodes:
- a CDS encoding 50S ribosomal protein L16 has protein sequence MLEPKRVQRRRVHRDKLKGNAQRGHIINFGDFGLKALEPKFITSRQIEACRIAIARSLQRDGQTFIRIFPDRPMTSKPAETRMGKGKGALDHWVAVVKPGRILFEIGGVDEESAKEALRRASHKLPIKTKFVVRRDYQGG, from the coding sequence ATGTTAGAACCAAAACGAGTTCAGAGACGCCGTGTACATCGCGATAAGCTGAAAGGCAATGCGCAACGTGGCCACATTATTAACTTTGGTGATTTTGGACTAAAAGCACTTGAGCCGAAGTTCATAACTTCACGCCAAATTGAAGCTTGCCGTATCGCAATTGCACGATCGTTGCAACGAGATGGTCAGACCTTCATTCGAATTTTTCCTGACAGACCAATGACTAGCAAACCAGCTGAAACCCGTATGGGTAAAGGTAAGGGTGCTTTGGATCACTGGGTAGCTGTTGTAAAACCCGGCCGAATTCTATTTGAAATCGGCGGTGTTGATGAGGAAAGTGCAAAAGAAGCTCTTCGACGTGCTTCGCACAAACTACCTATTAAAACTAAGTTCGTAGTTCGAAGAGACTATCAGGGAGGATAA
- a CDS encoding 50S ribosomal protein L29: MKAHELRDLTITELQARLKDERDVLQNLRFSKSVTGQLENPARLKNHRREVARLETVINEKSSAE; the protein is encoded by the coding sequence ATGAAGGCACACGAATTAAGAGACTTGACAATTACTGAATTACAAGCTCGCTTGAAAGATGAGCGTGATGTACTACAAAATCTTCGTTTTTCTAAGTCAGTAACCGGACAACTTGAAAATCCGGCACGACTTAAAAATCACAGAAGAGAGGTTGCCAGATTGGAAACCGTTATTAATGAAAAAAGTAGTGCTGAATAA
- a CDS encoding 30S ribosomal protein S17: MAQTERARRRERVGHVVSNRMDKSITVAVDRQVKHSIYGKYITKTTKYMAHDENNEANIGDKVHIMSTRPLSKRKSWRLVEIVEKAK, encoded by the coding sequence ATGGCACAAACAGAAAGAGCCCGAAGACGAGAACGAGTTGGACATGTGGTTAGTAACCGTATGGACAAAAGCATAACGGTCGCAGTAGATCGTCAGGTAAAGCATTCCATTTATGGAAAGTATATTACTAAGACTACTAAGTACATGGCACACGATGAGAATAACGAAGCAAACATCGGTGACAAGGTGCATATTATGTCTACCCGACCACTATCAAAGCGTAAATCATGGCGATTGGTAGAAATCGTCGAAAAAGCTAAGTAA
- a CDS encoding 50S ribosomal protein L14 encodes MVQTSTTLNVADNSGARKLMCIKVLGDSRRRYARVGDLISASVKTAIPGGNVKKGEVVKAVIVRTKKEFRRKDGSYIRFDENAAVIINKDQEPVGTRIFGPVARELREKSFMRIVSLAPEVL; translated from the coding sequence ATGGTTCAAACTTCAACGACATTAAATGTAGCAGATAACAGCGGCGCTAGAAAGCTGATGTGTATTAAAGTTCTGGGAGATTCCAGACGACGATATGCACGAGTAGGCGATTTAATTTCCGCATCTGTCAAGACAGCAATACCTGGTGGAAACGTCAAAAAAGGCGAAGTAGTAAAAGCCGTTATTGTTAGAACGAAAAAAGAATTCCGCAGAAAGGATGGCAGTTACATCCGTTTTGATGAAAATGCTGCGGTTATAATTAACAAAGATCAAGAACCGGTAGGTACACGTATCTTTGGCCCAGTGGCTAGAGAACTTCGTGAAAAAAGCTTCATGAGAATCGTGTCGCTAGCACCGGAAGTACTTTAA
- a CDS encoding 50S ribosomal protein L24 → MPRRFNKQKKLHVKKGDEVLVIAGNDKGKRGRVLMVFPKKERVLVEGINMQTHHEKPTQDNPQGGRLKREGAVHISNVMVIDPSTDEPTRVGRKRIEEDGNGRWVRYAKTSGEMLDK, encoded by the coding sequence ATGCCACGCAGGTTCAATAAACAGAAGAAATTACACGTTAAGAAAGGCGACGAAGTTTTAGTAATTGCCGGTAACGATAAAGGAAAAAGAGGCCGTGTATTGATGGTTTTCCCAAAAAAGGAGCGAGTACTCGTTGAGGGAATTAATATGCAAACCCATCATGAAAAGCCAACCCAAGACAACCCACAAGGTGGACGTCTGAAAAGAGAAGGAGCTGTTCACATTTCTAATGTGATGGTTATTGATCCTTCTACTGACGAGCCTACCCGTGTTGGTCGTAAGCGAATTGAAGAAGACGGCAATGGCCGTTGGGTTCGCTATGCCAAGACAAGTGGCGAAATGTTGGATAAATAA
- a CDS encoding 50S ribosomal protein L5: protein MAEARLYTQYKDEIRDKMREEFEYENPMAIPKLQKIVINVGVGDAITDKKILDTVVDNVAAITGQQPVTTKAKKSISNFKLREGMPIGCKVTLRQRIMFEFLDRLVNLALPRTRDFQGVPDKSFDGRGNYTLGIKEHTIFPEIDTDKVSKVHGMDVTFVTSAETDEEAYALLKHFGMPFVTRN, encoded by the coding sequence ATGGCTGAAGCAAGATTATATACACAGTACAAAGATGAAATTCGCGATAAAATGCGCGAAGAGTTTGAGTATGAAAACCCAATGGCCATACCCAAACTTCAAAAAATCGTAATTAACGTAGGCGTAGGTGACGCTATAACCGACAAAAAGATTTTGGATACGGTTGTAGACAACGTAGCTGCAATAACTGGTCAACAACCAGTTACTACCAAAGCGAAAAAATCTATTTCGAACTTTAAACTTCGTGAAGGAATGCCAATTGGCTGTAAAGTAACCCTTCGTCAGCGAATCATGTTCGAATTTCTGGATAGACTTGTAAACTTGGCCTTGCCAAGAACTCGTGACTTCCAGGGAGTACCGGATAAAAGCTTCGACGGTCGGGGTAATTATACCCTCGGCATTAAAGAGCATACAATCTTTCCGGAAATAGATACCGATAAGGTTTCAAAAGTACACGGAATGGATGTTACATTTGTAACTTCCGCCGAGACTGATGAAGAAGCTTATGCACTGCTTAAGCATTTTGGAATGCCATTTGTAACGAGAAACTAA
- a CDS encoding 30S ribosomal protein S14, which translates to MAKKAWIARNKKRKETVAKYAEKRRKLKEAGDYEGLQKLPRDASPTRVRNRCSITGRSRGYVGKYGISRIKFRELALAGKIPGVRKASW; encoded by the coding sequence ATGGCTAAGAAAGCTTGGATAGCACGTAACAAAAAAAGAAAAGAAACTGTAGCAAAATACGCTGAAAAACGTCGTAAGCTCAAAGAAGCTGGCGACTATGAAGGCCTTCAAAAACTGCCTCGCGATGCTAGCCCTACCAGGGTTCGCAATAGATGCAGTATCACGGGAAGAAGCCGTGGTTATGTTGGCAAATATGGAATATCACGAATCAAATTTCGTGAACTTGCCTTAGCTGGTAAGATTCCTGGCGTTCGAAAAGCAAGCTGGTAA